The Gimibacter soli genome includes a region encoding these proteins:
- the pspF gene encoding phage shock protein operon transcriptional activator, producing the protein MSRDDSLIGSAPAFLDLIDQVSRAAPLDRPLLVIGERGTGKELIAARLHFLSNRWDKAYQKLNCAALPETLLESELFGYEPGAFTGAAKRRAGRFEAAHEGTLFLDEIGNMSLNAQEKLLRVIEYGEFERVGGTETQQVDVRVIGATNIDLPSAADNGKFRHDLLDRLAFDVLTIPPLRARPEDIPELAEHFGRSMAHECEWPTFPGFTGRAMDQLVSYDWPGNIRELKNVIERAVYSAWDGEDPIDAIVFDPFKSPFRPRGTTSAVGSSKTSIQTERSVDISATHPASNGERALRDGITTLGDGGSVDYRAAVAAAERDILEAALKACRYNQRAAADRLGLSYDQLRHAMKKHGLTGPSEAA; encoded by the coding sequence ACGCGGCACCGGCAAGGAACTGATCGCGGCGCGACTCCACTTCCTGTCGAACCGCTGGGACAAGGCCTACCAGAAGCTCAATTGCGCGGCGCTGCCTGAAACACTCCTTGAAAGCGAGCTGTTCGGCTACGAGCCCGGCGCCTTCACCGGTGCCGCCAAGCGCCGCGCTGGCCGGTTTGAAGCCGCGCACGAAGGCACGCTGTTCCTTGATGAAATCGGCAACATGAGCCTGAACGCGCAGGAGAAGCTTCTGCGCGTCATTGAATATGGCGAGTTCGAACGGGTCGGTGGCACCGAAACGCAGCAGGTGGACGTGCGGGTGATTGGTGCCACCAACATCGACCTGCCTTCCGCCGCCGACAATGGCAAGTTCCGCCATGACCTTCTGGACCGACTGGCTTTCGACGTGCTCACCATCCCGCCCCTGCGCGCCCGGCCTGAAGATATCCCGGAACTTGCCGAGCATTTCGGGCGCAGCATGGCGCACGAATGCGAATGGCCAACCTTTCCAGGCTTCACCGGGCGGGCGATGGACCAGCTGGTCAGCTACGACTGGCCCGGCAATATCCGTGAACTGAAGAATGTGATTGAGCGTGCGGTCTATTCTGCGTGGGACGGCGAGGACCCGATTGACGCAATTGTTTTTGACCCTTTCAAAAGCCCCTTCCGCCCGCGCGGCACTACATCGGCAGTTGGCAGCAGCAAGACATCTATACAAACCGAACGTTCGGTTGATATATCAGCAACACACCCTGCGTCGAATGGTGAACGTGCCCTGCGGGACGGGATCACCACTCTGGGGGATGGTGGCTCGGTCGACTACCGCGCGGCTGTTGCCGCCGCTGAGCGCGATATATTGGAAGCTGCCCTCAAGGCCTGCCGTTATAACCAGCGGGCCGCCGCCGACCGGCTCGGCCTCAGCTACGACCAGCTCCGCCATGCCATGAAGAAGCACGGGCTGACAGGCCCGAGCGAAGCCGCTTGA
- a CDS encoding amidohydrolase, which translates to MRHLWKAAVGLSFLLAACSVESEVETPLADTIIWGGPVYTADDGNPTAEAVAIKDGRIMGVGNRADIALLVGPSTQIIDLAGAALFPGFTDSHAHLDGIGRRELTLDLTGTASVSDLQARLQSWREAHPEDTIVAGLGWIETHWPEKRFPTAADLDLAIADVPVILSRADGHAVIVNSAALKAAGITADTEPPFGGDILKDEAGEPTGMLIDNAMGLVQKLIPEPGATEQTKFLKVGAELYAHRGWTGMHYMSAAWSDVPLLTDLSSSDEVGIRVYVVPDGARAGALLEDGPVTNENGRIITRAIKLYVDGALGSRGAALLEPYADAHTSGLMLISEEEAKGYMRKALKHGVQVATHAIGDKGNRVLLDWYKDVLKGKLDDDLRWRIEHVQVITDEDAPRMKAMGIIPSMQPSHVISDMHFAPARLGPDRIHEAYAWRTVLRAGSIIAGGSDAPVEKGDPLVEFYAAIGRTDLSGYQGPDWQADQVMTRDEALKAFTIWPATASFQEKDIGTISIGKKADLTAFSVDLMTAPLADIPNGHAVLTMVDGKVLFQNR; encoded by the coding sequence ATGCGTCATCTCTGGAAAGCCGCGGTCGGGCTGTCGTTCCTGCTTGCTGCCTGTTCGGTTGAAAGCGAGGTAGAAACACCGCTTGCCGACACCATCATCTGGGGCGGGCCGGTCTATACGGCAGATGACGGCAATCCCACGGCTGAAGCCGTTGCCATCAAGGACGGGCGCATCATGGGGGTTGGCAACCGCGCCGATATCGCCCTGCTGGTCGGCCCAAGCACCCAGATAATCGATCTGGCGGGTGCAGCCCTTTTTCCGGGCTTCACTGATTCCCACGCGCATCTGGATGGTATCGGGCGGCGTGAACTGACGCTCGATCTTACCGGCACCGCCTCGGTTTCCGACCTGCAGGCCCGGCTGCAGTCGTGGCGTGAGGCGCACCCTGAAGATACCATCGTCGCCGGCCTCGGCTGGATCGAAACCCACTGGCCCGAGAAACGCTTCCCGACCGCCGCCGATCTTGACCTTGCCATCGCCGATGTACCGGTGATCCTGTCGCGCGCTGACGGCCATGCCGTGATCGTCAACAGCGCCGCCCTCAAGGCTGCGGGTATCACAGCCGATACCGAGCCTCCCTTCGGCGGCGATATCCTGAAGGACGAGGCCGGCGAGCCGACCGGCATGCTGATCGACAATGCCATGGGCCTTGTGCAGAAGCTGATCCCCGAACCCGGTGCGACCGAGCAGACGAAATTCCTGAAAGTCGGCGCCGAGCTTTATGCCCATCGGGGCTGGACCGGCATGCATTATATGTCCGCCGCCTGGAGCGACGTGCCGCTCCTGACTGACCTTTCCTCCTCGGACGAGGTTGGCATCCGCGTCTATGTGGTGCCGGACGGCGCCCGTGCGGGTGCCCTTCTTGAAGACGGCCCGGTCACCAACGAGAATGGCCGTATCATCACCCGCGCCATCAAACTGTATGTGGACGGCGCGCTTGGCTCACGCGGGGCTGCGCTTCTGGAGCCCTATGCCGACGCCCACACCAGCGGCCTGATGCTGATCAGCGAGGAAGAAGCCAAGGGCTATATGCGCAAGGCGCTGAAACACGGCGTGCAGGTAGCGACCCACGCCATCGGCGACAAGGGCAACCGCGTGCTTCTGGACTGGTACAAGGATGTGCTGAAAGGCAAGCTGGATGATGACCTGCGCTGGCGGATCGAGCATGTGCAGGTGATCACCGACGAAGACGCCCCCCGCATGAAGGCGATGGGCATCATCCCCTCGATGCAGCCGAGCCATGTGATCAGCGACATGCATTTCGCGCCCGCCCGGCTGGGGCCGGACCGTATCCACGAGGCTTACGCATGGCGCACCGTGCTGCGGGCCGGTTCGATCATCGCCGGCGGCTCCGACGCGCCGGTTGAAAAGGGCGATCCGCTTGTCGAATTTTATGCCGCCATCGGCCGTACCGATCTTTCGGGCTATCAGGGCCCGGACTGGCAGGCCGATCAGGTGATGACGCGCGACGAGGCGCTGAAGGCCTTCACGATCTGGCCGGCCACAGCGAGCTTCCAGGAAAAGGATATCGGCACCATCAGCATCGGCAAGAAAGCGGACCTCACCGCCTTCAGCGTGGATCTGATGACGGCGCCGCTGGCTGACATTCCGAACGGCCATGCTGTACTGACGATGGTGGACGGCAAGGTCCTGTTTCAGAACCGGTAG
- a CDS encoding MipA/OmpV family protein — translation MMKRSLLALFTFGAASAAPFLSAAADDDTSSWSLGAAFIASDRAQTGRGTQFLPVPYVAYESKHVKFSPRGLTVGFEPAAGLELALVATPRFDGFEADDSPALAGMADRNATLEAGVSATYTGSLGTVSLTGLWDTLGQHSGSVLRLEVSRSHMIGDRWIVTPVVTVERQSASFTDYYYGVRADEATALRPAYTGSSALVVSPGVNVVYRIGGKWAAFASTELSVLPGDIKDSPIVSDSTLWSAVAGVSYRF, via the coding sequence ATGATGAAACGTTCCCTCCTAGCCTTGTTCACTTTCGGTGCGGCTTCGGCCGCACCTTTCTTGTCGGCGGCAGCTGATGACGACACCAGCTCATGGAGCCTTGGTGCCGCCTTCATCGCCAGCGACCGGGCACAAACGGGGCGGGGCACGCAGTTCCTGCCGGTGCCCTATGTGGCGTATGAGAGCAAGCATGTGAAATTCTCGCCGCGCGGCCTGACCGTCGGCTTCGAGCCCGCAGCAGGGCTTGAGCTTGCGCTGGTCGCCACGCCGCGGTTCGACGGGTTCGAGGCGGACGATTCACCGGCGCTTGCCGGTATGGCGGACCGTAATGCCACGCTTGAAGCCGGCGTATCGGCGACCTACACAGGCAGCCTTGGCACCGTCAGCCTTACCGGGCTTTGGGATACGCTCGGCCAGCACAGCGGCTCGGTCCTGCGGCTTGAAGTCAGCCGCAGCCATATGATCGGCGACCGCTGGATCGTGACGCCGGTCGTCACGGTCGAGCGGCAATCGGCGAGCTTCACGGACTATTATTATGGTGTGCGCGCGGATGAGGCGACAGCCTTGCGCCCGGCCTATACCGGCAGCAGCGCGCTCGTCGTCAGCCCCGGTGTCAATGTGGTGTACCGGATCGGCGGCAAATGGGCGGCATTTGCAAGCACCGAGCTATCGGTGCTGCCGGGCGACATCAAGGATAGCCCCATCGTTTCCGACAGCACGCTCTGGTCGGCGGTTGCGGGTGTCAGCTACCGGTTCTGA
- a CDS encoding DUF885 domain-containing protein — MNRHTVWLAAALALAGCGEGGDKAANNNDQPSATEMSHAGDTAEQDFAGLMHGMEVSYFSEWPQMASYYGVSEDVAGVGYAGALNITGPREEAARRTAFEELLGRMRMAPTDKLDPQQKLYLETLTSQLDKAIAPGRIVPYGAIMGTYGSWFTVYPVTQLGGPQLDVTNLLDQQHAIKTAEDADMWLQRLERYGAAVDGAIESLAASREQGVIAPDFILTKALASLADKSVEPAADHPLIATFKSKIEAAGIEPGDRVEKAIGLIDSVYLPANARLKLALEQQQPEAVHDAGIWRLPKGVELYQSLVHQMTDTNLTASQVHDIGLAEVARITAEMDAILKAQGLSEGPVGVRMQGLLKDPKFLYPNTEEGKAEILAKLNGWMDEIMPMMTEWFDTIPTQKVVVRAVPKQNEGSATGGFYDAPSLDGSRPGTFWINLKNTATWPSYTLRTLVYHEAVPGHHFQTALGLGKDVPLLMSTLYSNAFGEGWGLYSELLAKEMGLYKDDPFGDLGRLQAELHRAVRLVVDTGIHAKKWTREQAIDYMASTEGSHVDEATAEIERYVVWPGQALGYKLGMLKIVELRERARAAMGDRFRIGAFHDVVLEDSGLPLDILEKKVDRWIAGELAG, encoded by the coding sequence ATGAATCGTCATACAGTCTGGCTCGCTGCAGCCCTTGCCCTCGCCGGATGCGGCGAGGGTGGTGACAAGGCGGCCAACAATAACGACCAGCCGTCAGCGACCGAAATGTCGCATGCTGGCGACACGGCGGAGCAGGACTTCGCCGGTCTCATGCACGGCATGGAGGTCAGCTATTTCTCCGAATGGCCGCAGATGGCGAGCTATTATGGCGTGTCAGAAGATGTGGCGGGTGTCGGCTATGCCGGCGCCCTCAACATCACCGGCCCGCGTGAGGAAGCTGCCCGCCGCACCGCGTTCGAGGAACTTCTCGGCCGCATGCGCATGGCACCCACAGACAAGCTCGACCCGCAGCAGAAGCTTTATCTCGAGACGCTGACAAGCCAGCTCGACAAGGCGATTGCGCCGGGCCGCATCGTGCCTTACGGCGCCATCATGGGCACCTATGGCAGCTGGTTCACCGTTTATCCTGTCACCCAGCTTGGCGGGCCGCAGCTTGATGTGACGAACCTTCTGGATCAGCAGCATGCCATCAAGACGGCGGAAGACGCCGATATGTGGCTGCAGCGGCTGGAGCGTTACGGTGCAGCCGTGGACGGCGCGATCGAATCCCTTGCCGCCTCGCGCGAGCAGGGCGTGATTGCCCCCGATTTCATCCTGACGAAGGCGCTTGCCTCGCTTGCCGACAAGAGCGTGGAACCGGCAGCCGATCACCCGCTGATTGCCACCTTCAAATCGAAGATTGAAGCCGCTGGCATCGAACCCGGCGACCGGGTGGAGAAGGCCATTGGCCTGATCGACAGCGTCTATCTGCCGGCCAACGCCCGCCTGAAACTGGCGCTTGAGCAGCAGCAGCCCGAAGCCGTGCATGATGCCGGTATCTGGCGCCTGCCCAAGGGCGTGGAGCTTTACCAGTCACTCGTTCACCAGATGACGGATACGAACCTTACGGCCTCGCAGGTGCATGATATTGGCCTTGCCGAAGTCGCCCGCATCACGGCGGAGATGGATGCGATCCTGAAGGCGCAAGGCCTCAGCGAAGGCCCGGTGGGCGTGCGCATGCAGGGCCTTCTGAAGGACCCGAAATTCCTCTATCCGAACACCGAAGAGGGCAAGGCAGAAATCCTTGCCAAGCTCAACGGCTGGATGGACGAGATCATGCCGATGATGACTGAATGGTTCGACACGATCCCGACCCAGAAGGTCGTGGTGCGCGCCGTGCCCAAGCAGAACGAAGGCAGCGCCACTGGCGGCTTCTATGATGCCCCGTCACTGGATGGCAGCCGTCCCGGCACTTTCTGGATCAATCTGAAAAACACGGCGACCTGGCCGTCCTACACGCTGCGCACGCTTGTCTATCATGAAGCCGTGCCCGGCCACCATTTCCAGACAGCACTTGGCCTTGGCAAGGATGTGCCCTTGCTGATGTCGACCCTCTATTCCAACGCCTTTGGCGAGGGCTGGGGCCTTTATTCCGAGCTGCTGGCCAAGGAAATGGGCCTTTACAAGGACGACCCGTTCGGTGATCTCGGCCGCCTGCAGGCCGAACTGCACCGCGCAGTGCGGCTGGTGGTCGATACCGGTATCCATGCCAAGAAATGGACCCGCGAACAGGCCATCGACTATATGGCATCAACCGAAGGCTCGCATGTGGATGAAGCTACAGCCGAGATCGAACGCTATGTCGTGTGGCCGGGTCAGGCGCTTGGTTACAAACTTGGCATGCTGAAGATTGTTGAACTGCGCGAACGCGCCAGGGCGGCGATGGGCGACCGGTTCAGGATCGGGGCTTTCCACGATGTGGTCCTTGAGGACAGCGGCCTGCCGCTCGATATCCTCGAGAAGAAGGTCGATCGCTGGATTGCTGGCGAACTTGCAGGTTGA